GCCACATCGAAGGACACTTCTAGTCCTGGCGTCGCTGTGCCTCGCCATCCTCCTGACCGGCCTCGTAGCACTTTTTCTCTGGCACAGAAGACATTCTGAGACTTTGAGTGGCACGGCCCATATCAGCCCGCTCACCTCGTTCCCTGGGGAGTCGTACCAGCCGTCTATCTCTCCGGATGGCCGGTCGGTTGCATTCATCTGGAATAATGGCGGTCCCAACTTCAATGTCTACGTGATGCAGCCGGGTGGAAGACCGCTTCGGGTCACCACAAGCTCCAGCTCTGACCTTCACCCGGTCTGGTCTCGGGATGGCAGCTCTTTGGCCTTCCTCCGCGTCTCCTCCTCGGGTTCTCAGGTAATGCTGATTCCATTTCCCGGAGGATCGGAGAAGGTGCTCTTTACCCTGAAGAGCGGCCGTCCATGGAGCGAAGATCTGTTAGGCACTCGCAACGACACCGGGCCAAGCTGGTCTGCGGACGGCAAGAAGCTGATTGTCTCCGATATAGCCCCTTCGGGTTTCGGGCTGGGGCTCTATGAGTACAGCCTTGGCAGCCATGAGTTGCGTCCGCTCACCGATCCCCTTTCCAATGGACGCGACCTAAACCCCGTGTACTCACCGGACGGAAGATGGGTTGCTTACGTCCGCTTCTCCAGCTACGACTCAGGTGACATCTTCCTGACCTCGCTCTCCGACCGGCGAGAGCACCAGCTTACTGCGGAGCACATGGACATCCAGGGTCTTGCCTGGTCTGACGACAGCCACTCCATACTCTTCTCCTCAAACCGGGATGGCGCTTATGCTCTCTGGAAGATCAGACGGGACGGAGGGCCGCCCGCTCCGATGGAGACGACAGGCGAATCCGCGATTCAGCCGGCAGTCTCCTCTAATGGAAGCTTTATCGTCTACGCGGACTGGGCCCAGCGCTCCAATATTCTGAAGGTTGCTCTGCAACATCCGGCCTCATCCGTGAGCATCGCACCTTCGACGCGCCGCAGCCACAGCGCCCAGTTCTCTCCGGACGGATCGAAGATCGCTTTCGTTTCCGACCGGAGCGGCAAGTGGGAGCTGTGGGTCGCCAATGCAGACGGCAAGGAGGCCAGCCAACTCACCCGGTTCGAGGCAGCTACCGTGGGGAGCCCACGCTGGTCGCCCGATGGAAGATCCATTGCCTTCGACGCACGGCCCAAGGGCCATTCGGCGGTCTACGTCGTCTCGGCAGATGGGCAGCTGCTGCGCAATCTCAGCTCTGACAACTTTGAAGAGAAGCAGCCTGCCTGGTCGCAAGATGGGAAGTGGCTGTACTTTGACTCCAATCGCGCCGGTCCGATGCAGTTATGGAAGATGCGAGTCGCCGGGACGGACGCGACGCCTATTTCCTCAATTGCCCTCACCGACGTCCACGTCTCGCCCGACTCCCAGGTGCTATTCTTCACCAACTCGGGAGAAGGCCTTTGGAAGATGCCCGCCAACGGTGGAGCACCAGTTCTTGTGGAGGGACTTGAGAGGTGCCGTTTTGGCAGATTATGGACAGTGACCGATCGGGGTATCTACTTTGTCGACATTGGGACGGATCGCTCGAAGTTGCAGTTCTACGATTTCCGCACCCAGTCGAGTCGCGCTGTGCTTATGCTGCCCAACGACGTCCTGATTGGTTTTCCGAGCCTGTCCTACTCTGCGACGGAGAATGCCATCCTCTTCTCCGCAAAAGAAGACCAGCACAGCGACCTGATGACCTTGTGGGAGAAAAACCAGAAGTAAAGTAAAGCTGGATGGACCGTTCTCAATCCCCTCGATAGTAAAATCGGTCAGCGTATTTCTGGATCTGTCACATCCCCAGAGAACTCCCTCAAGTCACCTTGGAGATGATTCAACGATCAAAGCGGACACTCGGAGCCATCAAATACGCGCCAAATCAGCGAATCGAAAATCGTCCACTAGATCCCATGATCTCCACTTTCTTACGGCTCTGTACCGTCGCCTTACCATTCACTACTCCTGCATCCACCTGTTCCGGCGCATGACACATCATCTCTATCCTCAGTTTCTTTATCTCCAGTCTCTATGATTTCAACTGGCACAAATCAAGCTGGGCAGACCATCTGGATATAAGGGTGCTTGATGCCGATCAGAACAATCTGCTCACGGTGCTCGACGGGGATCTTCGCCGTAATGGTCAGCGAAATGTCGGCTATTTCCACCTCTTCGGGAACCACTTCCGACCGATGTAATCATCGGCTCCGCGGACAGGAAGTAAGCTATGTCTCCAGGCAAAGTGGCTCATCTTTTGATTTGTCTCCTCTGATGAGGAGATTATAGCCGTATTCTGTAGATCAAATAGGCTCTTGTACTTCAGATTGCAGACACCCCCGCCAGATCTATCGTGTGCAGCGTCAGATGCTTGATCATTCCAATCATGTTCGAACCTACTCCACGCTAGCGCGGCAGACATGCCTCATAAGGAAAGAGAGGAAACCACAGATTCTTTACGTAAGCAGAGCCAAAATATTTTTAAGGTATCTGGAGGAATCAGAGGTAACATTTCTGCGAAAAAGCAGCATGAGGATATCTCAGCACCTCGAACGCGGCAATTGCCCCTCTTTGAGAACCGAGGGCTGGATGGCCTTGCTTGCCAGCGCGAAACCGGTACAATTTCTTGAATGAAATATTCATGGTACTGGTCGATCATCGCCGCCATCGAAGCACTGTCAGCAAAGTGGTTGACCTCGCCACACAAGCTTCGTTTTTTGGCCTTTCGAGCAAGCTAATTGATCCAGAGAGAATCTTCCCTTGTATAGATGGGCAGAACAGCAGGAAAGGTAATTCATGATCGACCAAGCCACACATGTCGCCCCCTTGACACGGGAGAATCGCTCCAATGAAGATCGGTTGCAGCCCTCCGTAGATCAAGCGTCCCAAGTTAACATCTTAGATTTGCTGGACGCTCTCAAGCAGGGAAGAAAAACAATTTTGCTCATTGCTGCGGGCATCTTCCTTGCATCTGTAGTTACAGCATTTTCTCTTCCTGCAAAGTATTCGTCTGTTGCTGCTTTCGTC
This is a stretch of genomic DNA from Granulicella sp. WH15. It encodes these proteins:
- a CDS encoding PD40 domain-containing protein — encoded protein: MALEIATERDTQGDPLSPQLPPLDVDPFLVREQLTRILGCVHFKGSARISRFLQFVTETVLEGRADEIKETSIGVSVYDRVPTYDPKVDTVVRSEARRLRRKLDQYFEEQGHLDRVRISLPKGGYVPVFTRISVQPSAIEVLQPSPALPQSLVAPQSEPVHPEPVPRKTTAVDPPHRRTLLVLASLCLAILLTGLVALFLWHRRHSETLSGTAHISPLTSFPGESYQPSISPDGRSVAFIWNNGGPNFNVYVMQPGGRPLRVTTSSSSDLHPVWSRDGSSLAFLRVSSSGSQVMLIPFPGGSEKVLFTLKSGRPWSEDLLGTRNDTGPSWSADGKKLIVSDIAPSGFGLGLYEYSLGSHELRPLTDPLSNGRDLNPVYSPDGRWVAYVRFSSYDSGDIFLTSLSDRREHQLTAEHMDIQGLAWSDDSHSILFSSNRDGAYALWKIRRDGGPPAPMETTGESAIQPAVSSNGSFIVYADWAQRSNILKVALQHPASSVSIAPSTRRSHSAQFSPDGSKIAFVSDRSGKWELWVANADGKEASQLTRFEAATVGSPRWSPDGRSIAFDARPKGHSAVYVVSADGQLLRNLSSDNFEEKQPAWSQDGKWLYFDSNRAGPMQLWKMRVAGTDATPISSIALTDVHVSPDSQVLFFTNSGEGLWKMPANGGAPVLVEGLERCRFGRLWTVTDRGIYFVDIGTDRSKLQFYDFRTQSSRAVLMLPNDVLIGFPSLSYSATENAILFSAKEDQHSDLMTLWEKNQK